Genomic segment of Mercurialis annua linkage group LG6, ddMerAnnu1.2, whole genome shotgun sequence:
ATTGTTTACCATCCCTTAATCACCCTTAATCAGGTGATTAAGGGATGGTCATTGAATCCGCAAGTATGGCTTGCGGATTCATAATGAATCCGCAAGTATGGCTTGCAGATTCAATGATGGAGCACATATTTAGGGGGCAATTTTATGGGAAAAAATCCCAAGTATTTCTTTAGGATATTATTTATTGACTCACTTTGCTGAGTGCTTATCATATCAGTTGTAAATATATGTCGTCCATATACCATAGCCCATTATTTTCTCACTTCAAAAATTCCATTACACCATTTATTATCAACAAGCATATACTTATTAAGCATATCATCCCAAACTTGAAGCCATTTGTCTTCCTCTTCATGACCATATACACAAGAGCTAAAATCATATGCAAATTGTTTTGATGAATGAAAAACATGACTTCAATTTTTAGCAGCATGCTGATAAATATGCTACACACATAATCGATGACGAGTTTCAGAAAATACTTCTTCAATTGATGTCACGGCCCAATTTCacggatcgcgaccggcgctagggtatgtgtATGGTTGCACCGAAACCCGTAACTAGCATTGTTGATAACCatacaaacatataaacatgcaAGAAACCCACTGCTCGcaggcaaccgagactccaacctaagtccaACGGttaatataaacaattatatagTAAAATGCTCGGCTCAAACtcgagactccaacaacatgcttaaataatcgaatccaaaatataacatgccaacaacATAAATAAACGGTCGGACCAATcagacaaaccaaagtataaataatcataagcgactaactagttctactgcagtctaagagtataaaacagttgactagttttatttaaaacaaatgaacCTCCGAGAGAATCAAGAAATCAGAGatcgaccaacgctctcaaatcataaacctggaaaatttggaaaaacaatggagtcagatatactgagatgagttcataatactatttacatttatcaagttaaaacctttaaaactcgAAATTCTTTCATACTGATGTATATAAGATTAATTAtggaataaaaatattgaaatgaaatccaaaGTATAACCCAAAGtaaatgggaacaaatcctcatcaattccaatgtaggccagacattagtcagccaattcaaagtacttaccggtgcacataatctcgatacaagcctatcgagtagttCGTTAACatccataatcattaaaatagttcaaaaatatttatgatattaaaataatatacgttacttaataaagcggtaaatagcactacaaactcactgcttgcaaatcctcgtgaaaacctggcaagcaactaaacctgattTGACTCTGAAGTAcaaacagtcgacgagtctaaaaacAAGGCACAAGTTAAAAGccatacaacccctaactctaagaatactagacaccacataggactagcatctcaaccACAACCAATGTGCAAACCAAAATATACATACATCCATACTAACCAATAAACAAGTtaagcttagatgagttctcgctttaaaagcAAAATCCAGAGTTCTTACATAACTtagataaatcatttaaaatcaattaaaatttccagagtagtgtgttagccaaaAACCATACTATAAGCTCAACACAACAAGTCGGGCGGCAcaagtctaacctgacccaAACTCAGatatgaattaataatttaattaaccacAAAAACCATTACAAAACCTAAAATAACTTATATACCACTCCAACAATCGATTACCAAGAAATATTAAACAATGCCAACatattaaaatcacaaaaaacaGCCCTAAAACATTCATAGGCATCCACTGTCGGTGTCTGTTTGGTTTATTGTCTAAGAGTTCTGAAATGTGGCTAGCAATGAAGGACATGATGCAATTTTTTTCTTGTGttcttaaatcaaaacaacgtcgttgaaccttttaaaaacatttgggAAAACGATGTTTGTTTTgaccaatttttaatttgtttaaaaagaCTCAAAACAATGTCGTTTTTATCCAAGAACTTAAAAGTAAAATGTGCATCGTCTTTTTCATTCGGCAACAActgatatataaaaaattcaattttatactCAAACTCATATTTTCTAGCTTAGGAACAAGAAAATGTTGTCGTGATTTGAATTACATTTTGAAGAatttctaattaatatttttaatatagcCTCGTCTAACTCAATTTTGTATTTGATATGTCAactatgattatttttaaaataatgtcaAATTTTAACCCATTTCAAATATGTCACAACTTTATTCAACATATTTTAATTACAAATGCTGACTGTCACTTAAAAATTGAATTCTTTACCTAAAAATTGGTCggtcaatttgattttaaaattaaggaTTATAGATGGTTGAGTTCGATTTTAAGTGAAATATCAACatttgtaattaaaataaattaagtggGCATTAATACGGCTGTCATgtgataaaatttgaaaatattttcgAAAATGACTACAATTGTATATTACAAATAATAATTAGACTAATATGATGAGTTTGAAAGTATTGATTATAATTGTATTGCCCTGTAAAATATTggcatttttaaaatattaagctttttatttttaagttaaaaaacaTTGGACTATCTTTATAAAGTCAAATTTTCCACTTGCTGAAAATCAATCACCCTATATTCTTGCATTAATATGTCCGCATGTAACACTAAAATATAAATCTCAACTTCACTACCACATACAACAATCTAATTAATAAGATCTCATTGTTCAAAAATTTAAGACCTCATAATGTTCATTTTCAAACACATGTCATACTTTGAAAGTTTCACATATCTACTATTATTGGAGCTATCCACATTACTACAATCCAACACTTTGAATGTTTCAGTTCTAACATTTTTTCAAAACCCTATTTAAGATACAACTCATCATTAACTCAAAAATTATCACAGTAaactcaaaataatttaataaaatcatttcCCTTAGCTTCTACTAAAATGGCTTCACTGCAATTTTTTTCGATTGCCCTCTTATTCATTTTCGCTAATCAAATAGTGTGTCGGGAGCTTCATGAGTTGACAATGGCAGACAGGCACAAACAATGGCTTGCGGAGTACGAAAAGTCTTATAGGAATGAAGAAGAGAAATTAAAAAGGTTCCAGATATTCAAGAACAATGTTGAGTTCATTGAGAAATTTAATAATGCTGGTGAGGAATCATATAAGCTTGGGATTAATCAGTTTGCTGATTTAACCAATGAAGAGTTTAGAGCTTTTTGGACTGCTTATAAGAAACCTGCAGTTGGTGGTTCATTAATGGCGGCAACACCGTTTAAGTATGAAAATGTTACCGATCCACCTTCTGCCATAGACTGGACGCAAAAGCATGCTGTTACTAGTGTTAAAGATCAAGGAACATGCGGTAAGTTACATGAAATTAGTCTAATTTAATGTGGCACCTCTCATAGCAATATAGTTTatcttttatcaaattaatctatgtctattttataatttaacatattttaatttaaaataaaataaaattgtgtaTTGGTATTACCTCAgtatgattaaaattttaataccaatcataatataaaagttTAGTAACATTCCAACGATTATATTAGCTTACTAACTTTGTATGAACAGGGAGTTGCTGGGCTTTCTCCGCCGTCGGAGCAACCGAAGGACTTcgcaaaatcacaaaaaatgattTAACATCTCTATCAGTACAAGAGCTTGTAGATTGCGACATAAAAGGCGAAGACAAAGGTTGTGAGGGTGGTTCAATGGAGGACGCTTTCAAGTTCGTCATAAACAACCGCGGAATCACTAGTGACCTAAAATACCCATACAAAGGAGCCGACCAAAAATGCGACCCCAAAAAGGTAACTTCACGCATAGCAACCATCACTGGATACGAAAAAGTTCCAGCAAACAGCGAAGAAGATTTGATGAAAGCGGTGG
This window contains:
- the LOC126688211 gene encoding senescence-specific cysteine protease SAG39-like; protein product: MASLQFFSIALLFIFANQIVCRELHELTMADRHKQWLAEYEKSYRNEEEKLKRFQIFKNNVEFIEKFNNAGEESYKLGINQFADLTNEEFRAFWTAYKKPAVGGSLMAATPFKYENVTDPPSAIDWTQKHAVTSVKDQGTCGSCWAFSAVGATEGLRKITKNDLTSLSVQELVDCDIKGEDKGCEGGSMEDAFKFVINNRGITSDLKYPYKGADQKCDPKKVTSRIATITGYEKVPANSEEDLMKAVANQPVAVAIDAGSTSFQFYSTGVYRGTCGTNVNHGVLAVGYGHSNTATKYWLVKNSWGKKWGEKGFVRMERNVESKEGLCGIATDCSYPVA